In the Paramisgurnus dabryanus chromosome 5, PD_genome_1.1, whole genome shotgun sequence genome, one interval contains:
- the LOC135748680 gene encoding myosin heavy chain, fast skeletal muscle-like, with amino-acid sequence MSTDAEMAIYGKAAVFLRKPEKERIEAQNKPFDAKTACYVTDPKDLYVKGTIKSKDGAKVTVITLDTKEEKVVKEDDVHPMNPPKYDKIEDMAMMTHLNEPSVLYNLKERYAAWMIYTYSGLFCATVNPYKWLPVYDAEVVSAYRGKKRMEAPPHIFSVSDNAYQFMLTDRENQSVLITGESGAGKTVNTKRVIQYFATVAVQGDKKKEQASKMQGSLEDQIIAANPLLEAYGNAKTVRNDNSSRFGKFIRIHFGTSGKLASADIETYLLEKSRVTFQLSDERGYHIFYQMMTNHKPELIEMTLITTNPYDFPMCSQGQITVPSIDDKEELVATDTAIDILGFTAEEKMCIYKFTGAVLHHGNMKFKQKQREEQAEPDGTEEADKVAYLLGLNSADMLKALCYPRVKVGNEFVTKGQTVPQVYNSVSALAKSIYERMFLWMVVRINQMLDTKQARQFFIGVLDIAGFEIFDFNSMEQLCINFTNEKLQQFFNHHMFVLEQEEYKKEGIVWEFIDFGMDLAACIELIEKPMGIFSILEEECMFPKASDTTFKNKLYDQHLGKCNAFQKPKPAKGKAEAHFSLVHYAGTVDYNIAGWLDKNKDPLNESVVQLYQKSSVKLLAALYPPVVEEAGKKGGKKKGGSMQTVSSQFRENLGKLMTNLRSTHPHFVRCLIPNESKTPGLMENHLVIHQLRCNGVLEGIRICRKGFPSRILYGDFKQRYKVLNASVIPEGQFMDNKKASEKLLGSIDVDHDQYRFGHTKVFFKAGLLGTLEEMRDEKLAALVTMTQAACRGFLMRREFVKMMERRESIYTIQYNIRSFMNVKHWPWMKVFYKIKPLLKSAETEKELSNMKEDYTKCKEALAKAEAKKKELEEKMVSLLQEKNDLQLQVASESENLSDAEERCEGLIKSKIQLEAKLKEATERLEDEEEINAELTAKKRKLEDECSELKKDIDDLELTLAKVEKEKHATENKVKNLTEEMAGQDESIAKLTKEKKALQEAHQQTLDDLQAEEDKVNTLTKAKTKLEQQVDDLEGSLEQEKKLRMDLERAKRKLEGDLKLAQESIMDLENDKQQSDEKLKKKDFETSQLLSKIEDEQSLGAQLQKKIKELQARIEELEEEIEAERAARAKVEKQRADLSRELEEISERLEEAGGATAAQIEMNKKREAEFQKLRRDLEESTLQHEATAAALRKKQADSVAELGEQIDNLQRVKQKLEKEKSEYKMEIDDLSSNMEAVAKAKANLEKMSRTLEDQLSEIKSKNDENVRQLNDLSTQRARLQTENGEFGRQLEEKEALVSQLTRGKQAFTQQIEELKRQIEEEVKAKNALAHAVQSARHDCDLLREQFEEEQEAKAELQRGMSKANSEVAQWRTKYETDAIQRTEELEEAKKKLTQRLQEAEEQIEAVNSKCASLEKTKQRLQGEVEDLMIDVERANGLAANLDKKQRNFDKILAEWKQKYEEGQAELEGAQKEARSLSTELFKLKNSYEETLDHLETLKRENKNLQQEISDLTEQLGETGKSIHELEKAKKAVETEKAEIQTALEEAEGTLEHEESKILRVQLELNQVKSEVDRKLAEKDEEVEQIKRNSQRVIESMQSTLDSEVRSRNDSLRIKKKMEGDLNEMEIQLSHANRQAAEAQKQLRNVQGQLKDAQLHLDDAVRGQEDMKEQVAMVERRNTLMQSEIEELRAALEQTERSRKVAEQELVDASERVGLLHSQNTSLLNTKKKLEADLVQIQGEVDDTVQEARNAEEKAKKAITDAAMMAEELKKEQDTSAHLERMKKNLEVTVKDLQHRLDEAENLAMKGGKKQLQKLESRVRELEAEVEAEQRRGADAVKGVRKYERRVKELTYQTEEDKKNLNRLQDLVDKLQLKVKAYKRQSEEAEEQANTHMSKLRKVQHELEEAEERADIAESQVNKLRAKSRDAGKGKEE; translated from the exons TCTGTCCTGATCAC TGGAGAATCTGGTGCTGGAAAGACTGTGAACACCAAACGTGTCATTCAGTACTTTGCTACAGTTGCAGTGCAGGGTGACAAAAAGAAAGAGCAAGCTTCCAAAATGCAG GGATCTCTTGAGGACCAGATTATTGCTGCCAACCCTCTGCTTGAAGCTTATGGTAATGCCAAGACTGTGAGAAATGACAACTCCTCTCGTTTC GGTAAATTCATCAGAATTCACTTTGGCACAAGTGGAAAACTGGCTAGTGCTGATATTGAGACAT ATCTGCTGGAGAAGTCTAGAGTGACATTCCAGCTTTCAGATGAGAGAGGCTACCACATCTTCTACCAGATGATGACCAACCATAAGCCTGAGCTGATTG AAATGACGCTCATCACCACCAACCCCTACGACTTCCCCATGTGCAGTCAGGGTCAGATCACAGTGCCAAGTATTGATGATAAAGAGGAGTTGGTTGCCACTGAT ACTGCCATTGACATTCTGGGCTTCACTGCTGAGGAGAAGATGTGCATCTATAAGTTCACTGGAGCAGTGCTGCATCATGGTAACATGAAGTTCAAGCAGAAGCAGCGTGAGGAGCAGGCTGAGCCTGATGGCACAGAGG AGGCTGACAAAGTTGCGTACCTTTTGGGCTTGAACTCTGCTGATATGCTCAAAGCTTTGTGCTACCCAAGAGTGAAGGTCGGAAATGAGTTTGTAACCAAAGGACAGACCGTGCCACAG GTGTACAACTCCGTTAGCGCCTTGGCCAAATCTATCTATGAGAGGATGTTCTTGTGGATGGTCGTACGTATCAACCAGATGCTGGACACAAAACAAGCCAGACAGTTCTTCATTGGTGTGCTGGATATTGCTGGCTTTGAGATCTTTGAT TTCAACAGCATGGAGCAGCTGTGCATCAACTTCACCAATGAGAAACTGCAACAGTTCTTCAACCACCACATGTTTGTACTGGAACAAGAGGAGTACAAGAAGGAGGGCATTGTTTGGGAGTTCATTGACTTCGGCATGGACTTGGCTGCCTGCATTGAGCTCATTGAGAAG CCCATGGGTATCTTCTCCATCCTTGAAGAGGAGTGCATGTTCCCTAAAGCTTCAGACACCACCTTCAAGAACAAGCTGTATGATCAGCACCTTGGCAAGTGCAATGCTTTCCAGAAACCAAAGCCTGCCAAAGGCAAGGCTGAGGCTCACTTCTCCCTGGTTCACTATGCTGGCACTGTGGACTACAACATTGCTGGCTGGTTGGACAAGAACAAGGATCCACTGAATGAGTCTGTTGTTCAGCTGTACCagaagtcttctgtcaaactcCTGGCTGCTCTCTACCCACCTGTTGTTGAGG AAGCTGGCAAGAAGGGAGGCAAGAAGAAGGGTGGTTCCATGCAGACTGTGTCCTCTCAGTTCAGA GAGAATTTGGGCAAGCTCATGACCAACTTGAGGAGCACCCATCCTCACTTTGTACGTTGTCTGATTCCCAATGAATCCAAGACTCCAG GTCTTATGGAGAACCACCTGGTTATCCATCAGTTGAGGTGTAACGGTGTACTGGAAGGTATCAGAATCTGCAGAAAGGGTTTCCCAAGCAGAATTCTCTATGGTGACTTCAAACAGAG ATACAAGGTCCTGAATGCCAGTGTTATCCCTGAGGGACAGTTTATGGACAACAAGAAGGCCTCTGAGAAACTCCTGGGATCCATCGATGTGGACCATGACCAGTATAGATTTGGACACACAAAG GTGTTCTTCAAAGCTGGTCTTCTGGGTACTCTTGAGGAGATGCGTGATGAGAAACTGGCTGCTTTGGTCACAATGACTCAGGCTGCGTGCCGTGGTTTCCTCATGAGGAGAGAGTTTGTTAAGATGATGGAGAGGAG GGAGTCCATTTACACCATCCAATACAACATTCGCTCATTCATGAATGTCAAACACTGGCCATGGATGAAGGTTTTCTACAAGATTAAGCCTTTGCTGAAGAGTGCTGAGACTGAGAAGGAGCTTTCAAACATGAAAGAGGACTATACAAAATGCAAAGAAGCTTTGGCAAAGGCTGAGGCTAAAAAGAAGGAGCTTGAAGAGAAGATGGTTTCCCTGCTGCAAGAGAAAAATGATCTGCAGCTGCAAGTGGCCTCT gAATCTGAGAATCTCTCAGATGCTGAGGAGAGATGTGAGGGTCTGATCAAGAGCAAAATCCAACTTGAAGCTAAACTCAAAGAGGCAACTGAGAGACTGGAGGATGAGGAAGAAATCAATGCTGAACTGACAGCCAAGAAGAGGAAACTGGAGGATGAGTGTTCTGAGCTGAAGAAAGACATTGATGACCTGGAGCTCACCTTGGCTAAAGTGGAAAAAGAGAAACATGCCACTGAAAATAAG GTGAAGAACCTGACTGAGGAAATGGCAGGTCAGGATGAGAGCATTGCCAAGCTCACAAAGGAGAAGAAAGCCCTCCAAGAGGCACATCAGCAAACTCTTGATGATCTCCAGGCAGAAGAAGACAAAGTCAACACTCTGACCAAAGCCAAGACAAAGCTTGAGCAACAAGTTGATGAT CTTGAGGGTTCCCTGGAACAAGAAAAGAAACTCCGTATGGACCTTGAGAGAGCCAAGAGAAAGCTTGAAGGAGACCTGAAATTGGCCCAGGAGTCCATCATGGACCTGGAGAATGACAAGCAGCAATCTGATGAGAAGCTAAAGAA GAAAGACTTTGAAACTAGCCAGCTGCTCAGCAAGATCGAAGATGAACAATCTCTTGGGGCTCAACTTCAAAAGAAGATCAAGGAGCTTCAG GCTCGCATTGAGGAACTGGAGGAAGAGATTGAGGCTGAGCGTGCTGCTCGTGCAAAGGTTGAGAAGCAGAGAGCTGATCTCTCCAGAGAACTTGAAGAGATCAGTGAGAGGCTTGAGGAGGCTGGAGGAGCAACTGCTGCTCAGATCGAGATGAACAAGAAGCGTGAAGCTGAATTCCAGAAGCTGCGTCGTGATCTTGAAGAATCCACCCTTCAGCATGAAGCTACCGCTGCTGCCCTCCGCAAAAAACAAGCAGACAGTGTGGCCGAGCTGGGAGAGCAAATTGACAACCTCCAGCGTGTCAAGCAGAAGCTTGAGAAAGAGAAGAGTGAATACAAAATGGAGATTGATGATCTTTCCAGCAACATGGAAGCTGTTGCCAAAGCAAAG gCAAATCTTGAGAAGATGAGCCGCACACTGGAGGACCAACTTAGTGAAATTAAGTCCAAGAACGATGAGAACGTTCGCCAGCTAAATGACCTCAGTACTCAAAGAGCAAGACTTCAAACCGAAAATG GTGAGTTTGGCCGTCAACTGGAGGAGAAGGAGGCTCTTGTTTCTCAGCTCACCAGAGGCAAACAAGCTTTCACTCAGCAAATTGAGGAGCTTAAGAGGCAGATTGAAGAGGAGGTTAAG GCTAAGAACGCTCTGGCCCATGCAGTGCAGTCAGCTCGCCATGACTGTGACCTCCTCCGTGAGCAGTTTGAGGAAGAGCAGGAGGCAAAGGCTGAGCTCCAGAGGGGAATGTCTAAAGCCAACAGTGAGGTTGCTCAATGGAGAACCAAATATGAAACTGATGCCATCCAGCGCACAGAGGAACTTGAAGAGGCCAA GAAGAAGCTGACTCAGCGCCTGCAGGAGGCAGAGGAACAGATTGAGGCAGTGAACTCCAAATGTGCCTCTCTGGAGAAGACCAAGCAGAGACTCCAGGGTGAGGTGGAGGACCTCATGATTGATGTGGAGAGAGCCAATGGTTTGGCTGCCAACCTTGATAAGAAACAGAGGAACTTTGACAAG ATTCTGGCAGAATGGAAGCAGAAATATGAAGAAGGTCAGGCAGAGCTGGAGGGTGCACAGAAAGAAGCTCGCTCACTCAGCACTGAACTGTTCAAGTTGAAGAACTCTTATGAGGAGACTCTGGATCATCTGGAAACACTCAAGAGAGAAAACAAGAATCTCCAGC AGGAGATCTCAGATCTGACAGAGCAGTTGGGTGAGACTGGTAAGAGCATCCATGAACTGGAAAAGGCCAAGAAAGCAGTAGAGACTGAAAAGGCAGAAATTCAGACTGCCCTGGAGGAGGCTGAA GGCACCCTTGAGCATGAAGAGTCCAAGATTCTTCGTGTCCAGCTTGAGCTTAACCAGGTGAAGAGTGAGGTTGACAGGAAGCTTGCAGAGAAGGATGAGGAGGTCGAGCAGATCAAGAGAAACAGCCAGAGAGTCATTGAATCCATGCAGAGCACACTTGACTCTGAGGTCAGGAGCAGAAACGATTCTCTGAGAATCAAGAAGAAGATGGAGGGAGACCTTAATGAGATGGAGATTCAGCTGAGCCATGCCAATCGCCAGGCTGCTGAGGCCCAGAAACAGCTCAGGAATGTTCAGGGACAACTCAAG GATGCCCAACTGCATCTTGATGATGCCGTGAGAGGACAGGAAGACATGAAAGAGCAGGTGGCTATGGTGGAGCGCAGAAACACTTTGATGCAGTCAGAGATTGAGGAGCTGAGAGCAGCTCTGGAGCAGACAGAGAGAAGTCGCAAAGTGGCTGAACAAGAGCTGGTGGATGCTAGTGAGCGTGTTGGACTGCTGCACTCTCAG AACACAAGCCTTTTGAACACCAAGAAGAAGCTTGAAGCTGACCTTGTGCAAATTCAGGGTGAAGTCGATGACACTGTGCAGGAAGCAAGAAACGCTGAAGAGAAGGCCAAGAAGGCCATCACTGat GCTGCAATGATGGCAGAAGAGCTCAAGAAGGAGCAGGACACCAGTGCTCACTTGGAGAGAATGAAAAAGAACCTGGAGGTCACAGTGAAGGATCTGCAGCACCGTCTGGATGAGGCTGAGAATCTGGCCATGAAGGGAGGAAAGAAACAACTCCAGAAACTGGAGTCCAGA GTCCGTGAGCTTGAGGCTGAAGTTGAGGCAGAACAGAGACGTGGAGCAGATGCTGTTAAAGGTGTCCGCAAATACGAGAGGAGAGTGAAGGAGCTCACCTATCAG ACTGAGGAGGATAAGAAGAACCTCAACAGACTGCAGGATCTGGTTGACAAGCTTCAGCTGAAGGTCAAGGCTTACAAGAGGCAATCTGAGGAGGCG GAGGAGCAAGCCAACACTCACATGTCCAAGTTGAGGAAGGTGCAGCATGAGCTGGAGGAGGCTGAGGAGCGTGCTGACATTGCTGAATCTCAGGTCAACAAGCTCAGAGCCAAGAGCCGCGATGCTGGAAAG GGCAAGGAAGAGTAA